ATTGTAATGTGTTTTCCCTTGTTCTGCAAAGTTCTGCTTTGCATACTTGTTTCTGGTATTGTTGTCACTTCTGGACCCTTCTTTGTTACCTTCCAGGCAAGACTCTTGCTGGTGAACAGGGATCTGCTGGACAACCTTGCCCTCCGCTGTAGCCACCTTTCCATGTTCCATTGAACCCTTGAAGTAGCAGGTGCACCATAAGTTAATGACAACAGGTCTTTGGTTACACCACAGTGAGTGTAGCCCATGCCAGCTGGTCACACAGTGACACCTTGTCACAAAGTCAGTTTGGCTTTTCATGATGGTTTTACCTTTACCTGTGACTTGAATCCATTTTGTGATGGCTTATCCTTACCTGGGACTGGGATCCAGTAGCAAACCTGCTGGCAGCCACTGTGCTGTCAGGTAGCAAAACTGAATTAGTGATCTTAAACCATTGCTCAAGATCTGACTTAAGTTTTTCCATTGTGCTCTGGATACTTGACCTGCAGGAATGTCATGGAGGGGTTACTGGCACATCTGCCTCATTCTACGTACTTGAACTAAGCAGGTTTTTGACACTCTTGGAGCAAGCAATTTGTGACTGAAACCATGGGGCTCAgaccagctctggctgcagtaATGAAACTTGGTGTGGTAGCAAACTTAGTCATGTCTGCTCTAAGTCAGTCTGTAACAAATGGGTACAAGAAATGACATTCAAGTGCTTGCATTGTGTTTCATCTTGGTTTTATCTGTGTGTGAAATACACTTTTTCTCAAAAGCTTACCTGAAGCTCAGAAGTGTGGTGTCAGAATACATCTGCGTACTGCTAGGCCCTCCgagcagagcctggtgctggcaggagagcacagcacagcGTGGATGGGGCTTTATTGTAACATTAAGCATACAAAGTGTTGATTTGCTTGCAGTTCTCCCCATAGCTAAACACTGAGGCCTGTGAGTAGTTTTAGGACTGGAGCAGTAATGGGGTTGCATGTCTCTGTTAATCATTGCCAGCTGCAGTGACATGATCAGGAAGGCCAGTGTTCTGTTCCATTATGTTCAATGAGGCTGAGCATGTTGGGAAGGATGCATCCAAGTATGCTGCTCTGGGGAATCACTTGGCTTCTTCCACTACCAGCAAGTTTTGGAATCAGCTAATTAGCTTCAGATTTTTCTCACTCTCCATACCAGCTAGTGGGGCTGTTAAATAGTTGctgcctggaaaaggaaaaaagggaggatTGGCCTTCTCCCAACTGTGTCATTGCTGCTAGGTAATGATTGACACGTTAGGACTTGGCTGTGCAATCCCGCAGTGGTCTGTGAACACCCCATCTCTATAAATGTTGCTTCTGAATACCAGTACTGAAGAGCTAactggggagggctgggaggagtGTGGCTAGCAGGGAATCTGCAGTGTTCAAAGGATGCACAAAGATATAGTATCCCTTATGCATGGTGTTTGTTGCTatggcagagaaaacaaaacgTGCATAACTCCTGCTCCCAAGGGCCGTGAGGAAACCCGGGTGGGTGGTGGGTTGGAGACTAAAGCCTGAAGTTGTCCCTGCCTGGTCAGATCACTCTGTGCCCATGGTGGGATCTGCCTCCCaactggagctgtgcagagccttGCACCACATCCCCAGCTCTCAGCATTGCAGGCTGCCCTCAGCTATAGTAAAGGGAGGCCTTGAGGAGGGAAGAACCTTGCTGAGGATAAAAGCAGTGACAGTGCCAACCTCTAGTGTCTGCCTTTGGCTTCTGAAGCGCTTGTTCGACTGTAGAACACAAGAGCTTCAAGAGGCCAGGACCACTGCACTCCctcaggaaagggaagagagagggcATTGCTACAGGAGACAAATAGGGTCATAGAGTTGAAGTAGCTGACGAAATTAATGCCTTCACATAAGGGATAGTATACCTCTGGCTGCAATCAAACCTCACTGTGCTCAGACTGGGGATCCTGGGGGTACTGTGCTCAGGGTGCAGTTCTTCAGGCAACTGCCTGCATACTCCTTCAGCTCTTGATGAGTGTTTAGGCTAGCCTACTTCTGCCCCTTGCTCTTCCACGTAATAGTTTGGAATAATGGATAAGGTCCCCCTCATAACTAATCAGTCCATGTATGttaaaaccttatttttaaGTTAGTTTTGAAATGGTCACAATTTGCTGTGTATGACTCTAATAACTTCAGTTGTTATCCTTTAGGTGAAGATGAAAGCTGAGTGACACCGGAGTGCTCATCCATTGGAAGTAAGTATGGCTTTTTTGTCCTGGATGGATGAAATAATAAAGGTTTTTGGACACTTGGTGTTCAGTCACTTAATGCCTTTGAATTGGAGAAAACTGAGAAGTTGGGACAAATGGGTGCATTAAATGTGTGGGATAGATGAAAGTCCCTGCTGTCACACTGTGGGCTTCAGCACCCTGACTCCACCTGGGCTTGATATcttgacagcagcagctgaaaatagATTCCTAGACGTGGGTTTGTACAAAAGATTTCAAAATCGCTTGCGGGTGTAATAACTTGGGAATGTTTTTCCAGTTGAGGAGTTGAACATGAGCACATCCAGCACGGTGCCCAGTGGTGTGTGGAGGGACCAAGGGAGCAGGTGGACAAGTAAGTAATTTGTGTCCTTACACTGCTGTGAGGGCTTGGTAGCCCATCACCCTGTGCTGGGTTATAGAATTCCTGCCTGAAACGTGTGATTAATCTCAATTTTATATAAACTGTCTGCATCTTGCTTTTGTAGAGCCAAAATATAACCATTGTCTGAGGCTTTTCAGCCCCTCAGCAGCAAATAAATTCTGTCATTTGTGTGCAGCAGGTGGTCAAACAAGAAATGACCATTCCTGCACTCAGGCTGCAGTTGGTGATTGTCAGCATGGGAAAAGGAGAATAGAGCAGCTGCTTCTCAGATGTTAATTCAACTAAACCTTGTTAAAAAGCTATTTGCTGAAATACTTTTaacattgaattaaaaaaaataggctgGTGTATAAATCAGCATGTATAGGAGCAAAGCAAATAGCAGTTCTTGCAGAACTGGAATTAATGACATTTTACCTCTAATTAACTACAAGGGGAAACTTCAGATATTTAAAATCTTGTTTGAGGAGCAACATGCTGAGTACCTTAACTCTGGAGTCACAAGTAAGTAACAGTAGAGCTGTAAGGTGTGAAGCCAGTGGGAATTCAACGGGTGAATTCATATTGAATCATCTGTGGCttgtcactgctgctccttgctgTGGGGTAGGAAAACTCACAAAGCCATATCTGACCTTAAAAATACATGAATTCTGTTCATTTAATCTAAAATCTGATGTGAATACTTGAGAATATTGGGCAGGCACATGGCCTGTGATTCTGAATGGTGATTCCATGTCATGTagtttctgttgttttctgtctttctttcaaaatatttctaattgtGTGCTTTGCACTTGCAGAAAAAGAAGTCTGAGTGCAATGAAGAGGAACCAGGAACATacagctctgaaaaataaaatatttaaatatttttataaatgacTTCTGTTTTATTCCAGAGGGTATTCAGTGAATAAGCACTCTGTCAGTGTGGAGTGGTATGGCCGGGTCTGAGAAACATAAATTTCTGCAAATTTCATTCATTCCTTACTGCCATTTTGTGTGTTGCATAGTTTTGTATAGTAGAATTCCAAATGTTTACCTGTGCCTGGTTggtttttaatagcttttttaGTGATTACTGTAATAATTAAGCCTGAGATGCCAAGAGTTAGTTCTCTAGaagccagagcagtgctgggtttggctGTTGCAGCACAAATTGCCGTGGTTGACATTGCTTCACTTGATGCTTTGCCAGCTGCACTGTGCACATACACTCTAGTTCATGCTCTCATTAATTAAATACAATCCTTTGTTTAAATATCAAGTTGTTTAATATGCTGAAATACACCAGTGATGGCTCTGTTCATTGTAGCAGGGTTTCCTCCTGCAGTGGCACGAAGAGTCATCAACATTTGTCTGGGACCTGCTTTGCCAGAttagaaacatgaaaataaattggttTTCATGTGGCAAAGTGGTACGATATGCTTGAGATGGGTCTGAATgcctgggagtgctggtggCAGGGAGGGTTGGTGCTGCACTAGGAGCTCTCTCAGGCAATCAGTGCTGGTTGAGGGCAATCTGAGGTGTTTCACGCTGATTTGATGACTCTGTGGTATTGTCTGGATCCTGGAAAGGCTTCAGTGAGGTCTGTGGCTCCTCAATagctgccctgctggggctggggttcAGTGTCTTTGTCTCCACAGCTACGGCAGCTTGTGCTGCCTTTTTTCTTCAGGTTCTGTTATTTTCCAGTAACTTGTCCTCATTTCCTCTcttgcagcactggctgcttcCTGTGAGAAAGTGTTCAGCATTCCATGTGCTGAAATGCATCTCCTCAGCTCCCTGCTAGGAGCAAACTGCAGCCTGTGTCCTGtagggatgggatgggtttTCCCTGAGGCTGGTGTTGGCTGTTGTTATCACCTGGGGTGTCCTCTGGTGAGGTGACACCTTGTTCTACCAAATAGTTCATTAAGTAGCTTCTGTAATCAATAAAAGATCAGAGACTGAGAGCAGATACACTTGAACAATATCCTGGGAGCAGTAACTGTGACCCTGATGCAATAGCCCTTCATGCACACTGAGCTGCTGCACTCACTTTTTCAGgttttgatgtttattttttaattcctttctaATCAAGGAGCTTTCCAAGCCATGAAGGCCtggagcctgccctgccctgttgCTGTCATTGCATGGTGTGCCAACCTCAGCTCCAAATCAAGTTGAGCAGCTGAAGAATCATGTGCTGCCAGGAGTAAAAATAGTGTCACTGCCACTGGCCCCTGTGCAGCCAGTGCCTGTGGCAGCCCCTGCAACGTGGTGGCCGAGCTGGGGCCGCTGCAGgtccaggctggctgtgctttcTGTGCCCCACAGTGCTTCCTCGTGCCTGGAAAACACTTCGGGCTCTCGTGCTTtactggcattaaaaaaaaacatttccgCTTGAATTACACAAACGTCAGCGCCCGCGGCTCCCCTGGGCCTGGCTCTCGCCAATCCCGAGCTGCCGTTCCCGGGAGGCCCGGCCGGTGCCGGTGCTGGAGCGGCTCAGGAGGTGACGCAGAGCCCGGGGGAGCGCGGCCACCTCGGTCCCCAAAGCGGCATCCCTGGGGCCGGGCCACCCACCCTGCTGCCGGCTCGATcggctcctgcctgctcccgGAGCTGTGCCCGGCGCTGCCTGTGCCCGGCGCTGCCGTCGGTCCCCGCAGCCCCTCGCACCCCAAGCCAGCAGGTGCTGCCGTGGGTCACAGCTGCTCACAGCGCCCACCAACCCCCAGCTGCGGGATTTGTTGCGGGGTGGGGAAAACAAGACCCTCTCCCCCCCATCCTGCGATATGTAACCAATCACTCCTGAGACATGTAGCACCTCCTAACAGCAGTAGTCCTCCACTCCCTACTAACCCTAGCTGAGCCCACCGTCCCCCTTTTGACGTAGTAGggccccttgactatttaacctcacaAGATAAGGTAATAAACGCCattttgaccatccaccacGTTGGTGTCTGTACATGTTAGTAGcccgagtgacccgggcgaAGCCAGGTTGCCGTGCTGTGATTTGAAACCAAGTCGcctgccttctcagcagaaggcaacAGGGGGGTCCcctttttcctccagctctgtttCGGTGGGGAGGATGGTGCTGCTGGCGGGGACGTGTCACAGCCCGGGGGGTGACGCTGCACATCTGAGCACCCCCTGCCCCGGCAGCACCCAAGGGCTCGGGGGTCCCTGAAcctgcggggccgggccgggaacggggccgggccgggaacggggccgggccgggaacggggccgggctgggaacggggccgggccgggaacggggccgggccgggaacggggccgggccgggaacggggccgggctgggaacggggccgggccgggaacggggccgggccgggaacGGGGCCGGGCCGctccgccccgctccgcccccgGGCCCGCCCGTCCCGCCATGGCGGCGGCCTTCACCGCCCTCCGTGTCCTGCTTGggctcttcttcttcctctcgGGCGTCCTCAAGGTCTCGGACTGGCTCTCCGCCGACCTGCACCGGCACATGGTGAGCGCGGCGGCGGGCTCGGGGGGAAtgagcaggctgggggcagtGCAAAGAGCAAAGAGCACTTTGgcgtgcagggctgggctccgggggaaaggaaaggaacaggTTGGGGTGTAGGGCTGGGCTCcgggggaaaggaaaggaacaggttggggtgcagggctgggctccgggggaaaggaagggaaaggaacagGTTGGGGTGTAGGGCTGAGCTCCAGGGGAAATGAAAGGAACAGGTtagggtgcagggctggggctccaggggaaaggaaaggaacaggttggggtgcagggctgagctccagaggaaaaggaaaggaagaggttggggtgcagggctgagctccagaGGGAACGTGTAGGGCTGACCCTGTTGGGGTGCAGAGCTGAGCCTTGGGTGAGAATGAGCAGGTTGGGACTACAGGGGCTCAGGGTGGAGCACCTTGGGTACAAGGCTGAGCTCTTCATTGTGAATCAGCCAGAGTCCCTTGGAGCACAGGGCTGATCCCCTTAGGGTGTGTGGTTATTTAGGATGCAGAGCTGATCCCTTTGGaagacagggcagggcagagcagacaCACTGGAGGGGCTGTatctccccagccccaggctcaggGCTGCCTCACCCCTCTCCAACCCTTCCCAGGCATCAGAGTTCGTGCGGTTCGCCAAGGTGTTTCccctgaaggagctggggtttgtGCCAGAGCCGGGCAGGTACCTGGCGGCTGTGGGCTGGGTGGAGGTGACGGCCGGGCTGTTGCTGGCATTTGggccccagctgctgcaggagatcaGCAACTTCATCCTCAGCGTCATCATGATCGGTGAGAGCCAGTGGGCACCCACTGCCCATCGTGGGGTCTTGGGACACCCTTGGCCAGAGACCCCCGTTCCTTTGCTCTGCTCCATGCCCAGGTGCCATCTACACTCTGCTGGCGCTGCAGGAGCCGCTGGCCATGTGTGCCCCGGCCACCCTCTCCCTCggcctcctcctgctgctcaaCATCCGTGGGTACCCAGCTGCCCCTCGGGCCAAGTTCGAGTGACGAGAGGTGGGAAGGACAGACGGCTCAGCCGCTGGGGAGCAACGCCTTTATGGTATTTTCAGGGACAGCGTCGCATCCTGCAGGGTAACTTGCTGGTGGGACACAGCGtgtcctctcctgcctctgccgGTGACTCCGGTGCTGATTGTCCCCTCACTGCGGGACctgggctggtgctgtgggatggTGGCCGTGGCACcgctgtgacactgctggggcactgctccagcacctccgcCGCTGAACTCGCACAAGGTGTCCGGATCTTTCCAGCGTTTGGCCACACTAAACAGGGGCTGACTCTGCTCTCTTGGGGGCTTTCAAATTTTGGAATAAAACCTCTTGTTTTTCACGTTTTGCCTCCCTGTTTATTTCTGCCTCCCCCCCACGCTGAGCCTTGGGAGCTAAGGGGATGTCCTGGGGCTGGAGGACCCAGTCCCTGGGGAGAGTGCCTGGACACAAGGCCCAGGGACGTGTGGGAGCTGgtgcaggagctggcacagaggCAGATGGACAGTGGGGAGAGCCCATCTGGGGTGGGGTCCCTCAGCCACCCAACAATGTGCCAGGCCTTGCTGTACACCCAGGGAGTGACAGGAGCGAGTGCCCAGGCACCACATGTGCTTTTTGTGGATCTTGCTCTGACAGGGAGCCAGCCTCTGCCACCCCAATGGGCACAGCACGCTTGGGACAAACCAGAGTTCACCTGAAGTGTCTCCCAGCAAGGGGGCTGGGATGGCTGTGTGGGGAGCCTGGCTCTTGGGATGAGCAAGGGGTGTAAGACACCCCTGTACCCCTGGTGGGACCTGACCGACCTCGGGGTGACATCTTTGGTGTCCCAAAGGAACACACACAAATTGCAGGGCCACACAAAGCAGTGAGTCAGATGCTCAAAGATCTTGGGGGGCAGGCCTGTAGGGCTGCTCCCCTTAAAGCCAGCTTTGAAGCCAACAAAAGCACAAAGAGCCAGGAGGAGGCAGATTCCTGCTTTGATCCCTTTGGGGCATCTCTCTACTCCTCAGCTGCCGGGTGCAGAAACTTGACCCTCTGCTGCTTTCATCCAGGCGTGGGTGGGAGAAGGGCCCTGGGAAATGGTATTAGATGTGGCTGGGGGCACGGGGGGAGGGTCAGCCAGGCCAGTACTGGCCACTCCCACATGCCCCCAGCCCAGTCAGCCGGCGCAGGGGATTTTAGGGTGGCTCCAGCAGGGAATTCCCCATTACATACACACACAGGTGCTCTCCCCACTCCAGCTGCCGTCCCACAGGCACAAACACACAGGGGGCTTGGGATGGTGGGTGGGTGTcaggcagcccctgcctcccccagcaCTTAAAGCTGTCCTCAGCCTGGCTGGATCAGAgtgaggagcagccagaggggaCCGAGCCACTCCAGCCTGACCCGACAAGGTAAGAGATGGAGCATTCATGTGCTAAtgatggggaaggaggaggaaaaggcgACCACTGAGGGATCCGGACGTTCCTTTGGGGTTCAAAGGAGCTCCCCCAGGCTCAGCAGCTCGTGCTCTCTGTGCCTCAACCCGGGGCTGGGTGCTGCGTGTGCCGaatccagccctgctgtgctggaaaacaCCAGTTGGTGACTCAGTGCCTTCGTTGGCGAGGTGTGGGCAGGCAGTGATGGGAGGTGAAATAACTGCAGCCCTGGATACAGccacactgcagcacagcatgCTTTCCCATGGCCAGGACCAGAGGCAAACCCCGCTGTGCAGGACTGGGGGGCGTGGGGGGGATGCTGGCCCCGTGTTTGTACCCCCTGTCCATACCTGGGTTTCTCCATTCTGGGGCTCGCTGAGCCAGTCAGTGACAtcctcctgcctggctccatggggaatttggggtgctgggagagggctggggTGGGTGGCCCCACAGGCACGTGCTGTGTGGGAGGTGTTAAGCCCCGCAGCTGCCGACTGGAGCCAGTGTGGCACCTTCGggtgcctctggctgcagctctgtcccttggctgtgctgcagctgtgcctgccacTCCCTGCGAGCTCTCGCTGGGCAGTTAACAGTGGCCTCTAGGCTCCCTTGTTGTGTggggggacagagctggggtctcctcctctcctgtgtGAGCTGAGCCCTTCCAGCAGATGATGGCATCCCCACAGGGCTCTGCCTCCAGCGCCCGGCAGCTACTGCAGGTGCCAGCCAGAGAGAGGTCGTCCTGTCCGGGTCGACATCCCTCGCCTGTCCCCAAGGGTTGTGCCACTGACTGTTCCCCATCTTTGCAGGAGCCCGGGATGAACGGCTCGGTGCCGGGACCGCTGCTGGTGGAACCCCCCGGCGGGTGCGTGCCCAGCAACCCGGTGCAGTTCGTGCTGGTGCCCGTCGTCTACTGCCTGGTGCTCTGTGTGGGGCTGCCGGGCAACCTGGTGGCGTTGCTGGTCTTCCTGCAGAGTGGCAAGGTGAGGAAGGCCATCCGCATCTACCTCATCAACCTCACGCTGGCTGACATCCTCTTCAACCTCACCCTTCCCCTCTGGATCCACTACTACCTGGCTGGAGGGGACTGGCTGCTCTCGGAGGCCACCTGTCGCCTGGCAGGGGCCGCCTACTACCTGGCGACCTACAGCGCCATCACCTTCATGGCTCTCATCAGCTTCAACCGGTTCTGCGCGgtgcgggcggcgcggcgggtGCTGCCGCTGACGGGGCCCCGCGGCGCCGCGCTGGCCTgtgccctggcctggctgctggggctgggctgtgccgtGCCCACCCTGGCCACCCACCAGACCTTCCCCACCCGCGCCGGGACCACCGCCTGCTTTGAGCAGCACGGGCGGCAGCGGGGCTACGCCTACGCCATGGTGGCTTTCTTCTCCGCCGCCTTCCTGGTGGTGCTGGGCACCTACGCCTCCATCGCCCGGGCGCTCTCGGTGCCCGCCGCGGCCTCGCCGGGCTCCCACCGGCAGCAGGCCCGTGCCATGGTGCTGGGCATGCTGCTGGTCTTTGTCGTCTGTGTGGCCCCCTACCACCTGACACTGGCCCCCTGGGTGGGTAGCCGGCCCCCTGCACCGCTCTGTGGGTCCCCTGACACCCTGGATGTGCTGCACACGCTGAGTGTGGCCCTGCTCAGCCTCAACAGCTGCCTGGACCCCGTCATCTACTGC
This region of Vidua macroura isolate BioBank_ID:100142 chromosome 25, ASM2450914v1, whole genome shotgun sequence genomic DNA includes:
- the TMEM35B gene encoding transmembrane protein 35B, with the translated sequence MAAAFTALRVLLGLFFFLSGVLKVSDWLSADLHRHMASEFVRFAKVFPLKELGFVPEPGRYLAAVGWVEVTAGLLLAFGPQLLQEISNFILSVIMIGAIYTLLALQEPLAMCAPATLSLGLLLLLNIRGYPAAPRAKFE
- the LOC128818848 gene encoding platelet-activating factor receptor-like; this translates as MNGSVPGPLLVEPPGGCVPSNPVQFVLVPVVYCLVLCVGLPGNLVALLVFLQSGKVRKAIRIYLINLTLADILFNLTLPLWIHYYLAGGDWLLSEATCRLAGAAYYLATYSAITFMALISFNRFCAVRAARRVLPLTGPRGAALACALAWLLGLGCAVPTLATHQTFPTRAGTTACFEQHGRQRGYAYAMVAFFSAAFLVVLGTYASIARALSVPAAASPGSHRQQARAMVLGMLLVFVVCVAPYHLTLAPWVGSRPPAPLCGSPDTLDVLHTLSVALLSLNSCLDPVIYCFSIRRFRADLHRTLRKLGRCFPLPPPAPPGPAPAARASSFTSS